One stretch of Rhodospirillaceae bacterium DNA includes these proteins:
- a CDS encoding DUF861 domain-containing protein → MTIQRVTKFAENGVNNEGLAPMSEIPASDLESGKPVQRGIEYFHDPKIGLTAGVWDCTAFTTKMGPYPVNEFMIVLEGAVTMVEGNGRETTISAGESFVIPKGLVCQWRQSGYIKKYYVIFDDASGVDPAKGSAQQILKIDASLPRTKTASPAADMLLSASPEQSGRNWFEDASQQWTMGVWDSTPYRRKAMPFPRHELMHLLEGSVTLSDPDGWQQTFKAGDTFFVPMGANVEWHSTEYVKKYYCIMIPKG, encoded by the coding sequence GTGACGATCCAACGAGTGACCAAATTCGCCGAAAACGGCGTCAACAACGAGGGCCTCGCGCCGATGAGCGAGATTCCGGCAAGCGATCTTGAGAGCGGCAAGCCGGTCCAGCGGGGCATCGAGTATTTCCATGATCCGAAGATCGGCCTCACGGCGGGTGTCTGGGACTGCACAGCCTTCACGACCAAAATGGGGCCCTATCCGGTCAACGAATTCATGATCGTTCTGGAAGGCGCGGTCACGATGGTCGAGGGCAATGGGCGCGAGACGACAATCTCCGCCGGTGAAAGCTTCGTCATCCCCAAGGGGCTGGTCTGCCAATGGCGGCAGAGCGGCTATATCAAGAAGTACTACGTGATTTTCGATGATGCTTCCGGCGTCGACCCGGCCAAGGGCAGCGCGCAACAGATCCTGAAGATCGACGCGTCCTTGCCGCGCACGAAGACCGCGTCACCGGCGGCCGACATGCTGCTGAGCGCGAGCCCCGAGCAGAGCGGGCGCAACTGGTTCGAGGATGCGAGCCAGCAATGGACCATGGGTGTGTGGGATTCGACACCCTATCGCCGCAAGGCGATGCCATTCCCGCGCCATGAGTTGATGCATCTATTGGAGGGATCGGTGACCTTGTCCGATCCGGATGGCTGGCAGCAGACCTTCAAGGCCGGCGACACCTTCTTCGTACCGATGGGCGCCAATGTCGAATGGCACAGCACCGAGTATGTGAAGAAATACTATTGCATCATGATCCCGAAGGGGTGA
- a CDS encoding GFA family protein: protein MAARQKLYSGGCLCGAVRFEASGPAAKPHTCSCKMCQRHSGALTTAWVEFPRAAVRWVGPSGAPAQFRSSDYSSRAFCPACGSSLGAIDDAPVIALLLGVFDAPNREELRPTAHSFRGGRPKWWHVETA, encoded by the coding sequence ATGGCGGCAAGACAGAAACTTTACTCCGGCGGCTGCCTTTGCGGGGCAGTGCGGTTCGAGGCCAGTGGCCCCGCCGCCAAGCCGCACACCTGTTCCTGCAAGATGTGCCAGCGTCATTCCGGCGCGCTCACCACGGCCTGGGTTGAATTTCCACGCGCTGCCGTGCGGTGGGTTGGGCCTAGTGGCGCGCCCGCGCAATTCCGCTCGTCTGACTATTCGAGCCGCGCCTTCTGCCCGGCCTGCGGGAGTTCGCTGGGTGCAATTGACGATGCACCGGTGATTGCCTTGCTGCTCGGCGTTTTCGATGCCCCGAACCGCGAGGAACTGAGGCCGACAGCACATTCTTTTCGTGGCGGGCGGCCGAAATGGTGGCATGTCGAAACCGCCTAG
- a CDS encoding HAMP domain-containing histidine kinase, producing the protein MSTARRYWLVVMVVITFLAALGISVQILISSAVDGHRSLKNVAWAAAQLEIEYLQFKHAFSGYVGATQSVPVTFMKTRFSVFQNRIRVLKQETDPTELGADPAYDKLITDLNNAIATNSPIRQALASEDEETRKMALNKLAQLDSPIRSWVQDVMLHSNPDRQKEELIEAELQAAGVMAVAICAGVALIAILLRSIKRLEASREREREARIRVDQASRVKDTFLAVVTHELRTPLNAVIGFSELMKSRTGKTQDKEMDAWTDEVLLAGKHLLTLVNQTIDMSKISAGKLALSPAQFDLRMLIADSVTSIKRQINHDPSLDQRQELTASLPQQDVMIWADEGWLRQALLNTILHGRRHLANAKPIEITVLHQGARAKIHIGNDLRAGDQRMVADADGAFDPFLQGELGLNRGARGLGLELPIAKAIVEAHDGTLRYETAPNFFRVLIDLPLNATA; encoded by the coding sequence ATGAGCACAGCGCGCAGGTATTGGCTGGTCGTGATGGTGGTCATCACCTTTCTGGCCGCGCTCGGCATCAGCGTGCAGATCCTCATTTCCAGCGCTGTCGATGGCCATCGCAGTCTCAAGAACGTGGCCTGGGCCGCAGCGCAGCTTGAGATCGAGTATCTGCAGTTCAAGCATGCCTTCAGCGGCTATGTCGGCGCCACACAATCGGTGCCCGTCACCTTCATGAAGACGCGCTTCTCCGTATTCCAGAATCGCATTCGCGTACTCAAGCAGGAAACGGACCCGACCGAACTTGGCGCCGATCCCGCCTATGACAAGCTGATCACCGACCTCAACAACGCCATCGCCACCAACTCGCCCATTCGCCAGGCGTTGGCCAGCGAAGACGAAGAAACACGGAAGATGGCGCTCAACAAGCTGGCACAGCTTGATTCGCCCATCCGATCCTGGGTGCAGGATGTGATGCTGCACAGCAATCCCGACCGGCAGAAGGAAGAACTGATCGAGGCGGAACTGCAGGCGGCGGGGGTGATGGCCGTGGCGATCTGCGCGGGTGTCGCCCTCATCGCCATCCTGCTGCGCAGCATCAAGCGGCTGGAAGCCTCGCGCGAGCGAGAACGCGAGGCGCGCATCCGCGTCGACCAGGCAAGCCGCGTCAAGGATACGTTCCTCGCTGTGGTGACGCATGAACTGCGCACACCGCTCAACGCCGTCATCGGCTTTTCCGAACTGATGAAGTCGCGCACCGGCAAGACCCAGGACAAGGAAATGGACGCCTGGACCGACGAGGTGCTGCTCGCCGGCAAGCATCTTCTTACCCTCGTCAACCAGACCATCGACATGTCAAAGATTTCGGCCGGCAAGCTGGCTCTGTCGCCGGCGCAGTTCGACCTCAGGATGCTCATCGCCGACAGCGTGACCAGCATCAAACGGCAGATCAACCACGATCCCTCCCTTGACCAGCGACAGGAATTGACCGCCAGCCTGCCGCAGCAGGATGTCATGATCTGGGCCGACGAAGGCTGGCTGCGTCAGGCCCTGCTCAACACCATCCTCCATGGCCGCCGCCATTTGGCCAACGCCAAGCCGATCGAGATCACTGTCCTCCATCAGGGTGCCAGGGCGAAGATCCATATCGGCAATGATCTGCGCGCCGGCGACCAGCGCATGGTGGCCGACGCCGATGGCGCTTTTGATCCCTTCCTGCAGGGCGAACTCGGACTCAACCGTGGTGCGCGTGGGCTGGGGCTGGAACTGCCCATCGCCAAGGCCATCGTGGAGGCCCATGACGGCACGCTGCGTTATGAAACAGCCCCCAATTTTTTCCGGGTACTGATCGATCTGCCGTTGAACGCGACGGCATAG